In the Castor canadensis chromosome 1, mCasCan1.hap1v2, whole genome shotgun sequence genome, CaacatctatttttctttatccacaGATTGGTTATGGTTCTTGTTTCTAAGAAGCTGAGGCTTTGATATATATAATATTGTTCTTTATTAGAcctgcatttttcaaaataaaaatatcagagaCTTCAACATTTTAAGTGTGCACTACATGccagaaatatttttgaagatttcACTGACTGTTTTATAgcttgtttgtgatttttttccttaaaagaagAGACATTGACATAAAGCACTCAGTTAACATATTTGGGTTGCTCATTTCTTGCATTATCTCATTTCCAATAGTGAAAAGCTGATGGAGATGGTAGTTATTTGAATCTTGattaatatttcaataaataaagttattaaaaataccATTCCAGCACCAACAGTGTATTTGATTATTTGGCAATATTATGATTAAGTTCAGATGGGCTTTATGagcttaaaaaaaggaaaacagcactATAAGTGGGTATATGTCATTGAAGAAGGATGTCAATTTTCCATGATAGTCTCTATGGTCAGTTTTATTCTGCTTAAAAATTAGAGGAATGAActtaattgtatttttctttttctttttctggacctggggattgaactcagggcttggcaaaTGCTTGTGCACTACCATTTGTGCCATGCCCTAGACTTTtggtttcatattttgtttttgagaaaggattaccttaactttgcccagactggaatccaattcatgatcctcctgcctacctCTCCTTTGTAGCTGGGTTAAACACTGCCACCACTGTGTCCACATAGATATTATCCTAAGTACTGTCCTAGTTATGTAATTATTATAGCATTATTTCACCAAGATCTTAAAAGTTTATGTTTTAGGAGACATATATTGAATTTAGGCTATAggatttttgaaaaatttcacaAGTGTTATAATGAGGTAGACATATAACAAATCATTTGAAGATTTGgttgtcaattttttttcattattgcccCATCATGTCAGAGACATTGATACAGTATGgttttatttaaacaattttcCCTCATGACCATATGACACAAACAGTATACATGAACATATATATCaatttatatatatctataattattatttatgtctttgtatatacatatatatgaatgcatagaaaaaattaagatttattttcCTCAACCCAATTATTTGCAATGTGGcaataaatacttaaaacaaaTGAGATCTTGAGCTTTTCATAAAAGTTAAGAACTATTTCTTGGTATGAGGATCACCTGACATGGACTAGAGTGAGGAAGAGGAGCATATAGTAAGGAGTGAAGGGATAATTTTGAATGATTTGGGGTTGAGAAGGGAAGATAGATCCTAGTTGTATAGAGATATTGCACCATTTCTGAGTTAACTTCCTCAAGTTTATTCAGCTGTGAAAAACATAGAGAAGTTTCAATGGTGATAGCTGGCCTACCACATCCAAAGCTGCCTTTTAAAACAAAAGGTTGTAATTTCTAAGGACAGCAGTGTTTCTATCCATGTATTCAAGGAaagtgaaaatgaacaaataagaatacgttcaaaaagataaatataaatattattcctACATGAAAACCTTGTAATATAGGCTGTAATTACAGACTTGTAATACAGACTGGAAGAAACAATTTAACATATGacttcctttatatatatatatatatatatatatatatatatatatatatatatccatttcacatttaaaaatcaatcatATGCTTACTACATTATTTCTTTATGCCACATGCATTCATAAActtgaaagaggaggaggaaatacCACATGACATGATGGTGtttatgaatgaatgagaaaagtcagatacattttccttccttttctttaggatttttttgagGCGAAGCACACataatgttaaagaaaaacaacacagtGGTGACTGAGTTTATTTTCCTGGGACTGACAGCTCGAGCAGAATTGCAACTTGTACTTTTTGTGGTGTTCCTAGTCATCTACCTCATCACTGTAATCGGCAATGTGAGCATGATTCTCTTAATCAGAAGTGACTCAAAGTTTCACACTCCAATGTACTTCTTTCTCAGTCATCTTTCCTTTGTGGATCTTTGCTATGCTACCACTGTCACTCCTCAGATGCTGGTGAATTTCTTATCCAAGAGAaaaaccatttcctttattggGTGTCTTATACAATTCCACTTTTTCATTGCCCTGGTGATCACAGATTATTATATGCTTGCAGTGATGGCTTATGACCGCTACATGGCCATTTGTAAGCCTCTGTTATACAGTAGCAAAATGTCCAGATGTGCCTGCATCTCTCTTGTTGGTGCTCCTTATATTTATGGATTTGTTAATGGCCTTATACAGACCAACTTGATGCTTCGTTTGTCCTTCTGTGGACCTAATGAGATCAATCACTTTTATTGTGCAGACCCGCCTCTCATGGTCCTTGCTTGCTCTGACACCTATGTTAAAAAAACTGCCATGTTTGTGGTGGCTGGATCCAATCTTATCTGTTCTCTCACCATCATCCTCATCTCCTACGTCTTCATCTTCATCACGATTCTGCGCATGCGCTCTGCTGAGGGGCGGCGCAAGGCCTTCTCTACCTGTGGATCCCACCTGACGGCTGTCACCATCTTTTTCGGGAAACTGCTTTGCATGCATCTGAGGCCTCCTTCTGAGACATCTGTAGAACAGGGGAAAATTATTGCTGTTTTTTATATCTTTGTGAGTCCTCTGTTAAACCCTTTCATCTATAGTCTGAGAAATAAAGATGTTAAGAGAGCAATAAGGAAAGTTTTCCAAAAGTAACTTTTAAGTGCACTATTTACAATACCCAAGCTATGAAAATAGTCAAGATTCCCcaaaactgacaaatggatcaagaaaatgtgtttatacacaatggaattttactcagccacaaagaagaatgaaaattgtcattgacaagtaaatggatggaagtagaaaacatgatcttaagtgaagttagtcaggttcagaaggccaaaaatcgcatgttctccctcatatgtggattatagacctaaaacaaatgcagtaatattattggacatgggtcacacactaaggggagaacatgcacgggagaaataaggaaaggaaaggaaacctaaaatgtgaatgtggttgatgtgctcaccatataaaagagaataaagtaatcttaaactggcagaggccactatgggaagagggctaggaagtagtgaagaggtctggcagagatgaaccaatgtgggttgcaagtcacatgtgcatggaagcaactttaggaatttctctgtgtagttatctttatcttaaactagcaaaaacgatatGTGTTTCTTGTTacctcttgtattttcttttcaacaaaattagagaacaagagggggGAACAGGTTATACCTGCAACTGAGGAGGGGTGTGAGGAGGAAGgtgaccaaacaatgtatacaaatgtaagtaaatataaaaacgataaaataaaagtagaaagaaaaaaaaaggaaaaaaggaaggtatTTCTGAACATAGGTATGTGAGATGTACTTATTATCTGACAAAtaagttaacattttaaattgaTAAATCAGTATCCTTGATTATTTTTGTGCTTCATAATTCACATATTGTGCTTTCTAGTGTGTGTGCTCATTATACAGAACTTACTGTGCATTTCTGATATTTTTAGAAATCATAGAAATTCTAAGACTAAGCCAGAAGCAATGTTACTGCtctgtaaaatcaggaaagaaCACATGATTCTGTCCATGCTGCCCAGGTTAGCCCTGATTCATAAACTGCAGAATAACCAAGTGCTATGGCAATGACAATACGTTAGGCTGATACACAGCTAAATAACTTCCAAAGTATTTTGGAAGTGTATTTTGTTTTGATCATAGTGGTtgagattttctgtttttaaaacaaattgtaTGGTAAATTAATGTTTTGGTATATCTCCGATTATTACTCTAAGATACATATTTTGAATTAGCTGACTAACCAGAGAGAATCCTCATACAGTAGTTATTTTATAGAAGTGCCAAATTTCCCTTCAATGGGTTTGGTGTTCATCAAGGACTATGCATTGCCATTAATTTGTCACCTTTCTTCCCCTCTTTCATTTTCACTGCCTTTTCTCTTTAAACAGATTGAATTTGATGTTGTAGCCACATAAATGTGTATTGAGTGTGTATATAACACATTTATTTgttcaataattatttaaatttctcttgGGTTTAATCCATAGCCTTCATCTGTTTTAAACttgtgaatatatacatatgtattgtgaatatatataatatacctatgtattgtgaatatatataatatatgtatatatatacacttgtatgttctttttcattttagactTTTTTCTTGAAGATAAAACTCTTCCTTATTATATAGGATcaaatgtgtgtatacatatatataaatatatacattttccattttttctttttattgtcatgtcttttgaaatgtttctttttcataatgtTAAATGATTTACaattcattttgttgtttcacTGTTTGCTGTtaggaaattaaattattttccacatatgattAATTTGCTATTTATCCATATCATTAAATTGATTTAGggtttctcttatttattttgatgaactATTTCCAACCTACAGCTAAAAATTGGGAATAATATAACAAGTCCTTTTGTAAGTGTAATTAGTCATTAAATGTTCACATGTTGTAACTTTTGTTTCAGATATTTCAAAGAGTTTGATACTGTGAAATCAACTTCTTACTAActgactctttttctttctccattttctatgGTAATCAATTTAATGTTCTTATCCCTGTGTAGAGTTATGTTATTTGCC is a window encoding:
- the LOC109676760 gene encoding olfactory receptor 5M5-like, translating into MLKKNNTVVTEFIFLGLTARAELQLVLFVVFLVIYLITVIGNVSMILLIRSDSKFHTPMYFFLSHLSFVDLCYATTVTPQMLVNFLSKRKTISFIGCLIQFHFFIALVITDYYMLAVMAYDRYMAICKPLLYSSKMSRCACISLVGAPYIYGFVNGLIQTNLMLRLSFCGPNEINHFYCADPPLMVLACSDTYVKKTAMFVVAGSNLICSLTIILISYVFIFITILRMRSAEGRRKAFSTCGSHLTAVTIFFGKLLCMHLRPPSETSVEQGKIIAVFYIFVSPLLNPFIYSLRNKDVKRAIRKVFQK